Within Acanthochromis polyacanthus isolate Apoly-LR-REF ecotype Palm Island chromosome 3, KAUST_Apoly_ChrSc, whole genome shotgun sequence, the genomic segment tgtagtgatatatcatagcCTCAAAGGAAACCCAGCTTTGGGAAAGTATCTCCCTGCAtgcttttaaaatgctttttgtgTGGATTTTGAGCTTGAGCAGATCTAGTTTTTAGTTTCGTTTTTTATGTGGTAAGTGTAATTCCtcattttatgtattattttgaaGGATTTTAATCGACTGTGCTtcagttttatgttgttttttgattgcattttttattctattttcatCTTCAGTTATTTGGCGGCATTGCACTGATCATAAAGGTTCTGTGATGGAGGGtaaatgaagagtttatttgcaaaaacagataactccgttttataaattttcagaaaacgtatttttttattgtttacttgagatagtAATAAttataacactaataatttattttttctctattttctcatgtatttttctgctgagtcaaatccactcaacttcagtttgattgatattttctcaagtaaacaataaataaaaagttttctgaaaatttatcaaaacggagttatctgtttttgcaaataaactcttcaaatgtattttaagtGCCTTGTAAGGGCATTTCCAAAGTGActgtttgtgatattttaccagaaacactgtaaaatatgaATGTCAAAGTCATTAGCGGTGTACTCTGTGGTTAAGAAAGGTTAATATTGTCGATTATGTTTTCTTGCCTTTAAAGGAACAAGAGGCCAAGAGCTCAAATTGGACGATTTTAattgaaaatcattttaataatgTGCGCAAAGCAGAACCAGATGCTCtcatctctttgtgtttactCAACAAGGCTTGTTTACAACTAAACAGAGTTTTTTCCAACAGTAAGTCACATCTAATCAAAGTCAGACCAAGGGACCATCAGGATCAAAACATCTTCACTTCATTCAGTTTCTTCTAGCTGGAATGCAAAACGTATTTCACCCAATAATCACCTCTTAAGTGCATGATTACAAAATTGGATTCAACACCAAACAACTGCAAATAATAGTATAAAGCTGCACACATTTAAATAGCATCATTAGTCAGTAAATGGGTACGAATAATAAAATCTTTGTCACTAACAAAAGCTATAAAATGAGCGAAAATACTCTTGGGAACTTGAAAAGTACTCACTGCCTGTGAAAACCTGCTGAACAGGTGTAGAAAAAGACACGATAAAAGCAGTACATGTTACTATTATGCAGTAATGTCCTCCATGGTGTTAATATTTTAGTTCTGGGTCAAACTGGGAAACGCTCAGCTGGAATATTCCCAGTCTCATTCCCATAGATAGCTGCTGCAGAGAGAGTTGGTTTATGCATTCTGCCCTGCTCAAATAAACCATACCAGCTTAATGCCACCCACATGCCCCTTAAATCAAAACAGCTCAACTCTGCAGAGAATCAGGGTGGATGTGAAAATTTAAAGACGTTCAGGAGGCTAATAAACAGATAAGTCAGCCTCAGCGACTCGGCTTATTTCCTTATCAGTCAAACTAACtctggatttgttttttcttgactTTGAATATAGAGGCCACACAGCTGTCACTCAGACCCAAACTGCAGGATAAATACCACAGCTGAGTTCTGCTGGCCGTAGACTGAAGGACTGAATGCAGGCGAGGTCTGACACCTAGTGGAGGAAAACAACGAATTTAATCGCACTTTACAGTTACTAGATGAGGTGTTAAGACAGATGTGCTGTTTCCTGTGATGAATAGACGGTACAGTAATGTGTGATGACAGCATGAATCTCTGATTGTCCATGGAAATAGCAGTCAATCAGTGAGAGCTTGTCAAGATGCtgtttaaaagaaattacacaGAATGATCTGCATCTTTCTTTTGCAAATGCATTCAAATAAAGCCACATTGAAGTTACACTAGAGCAGATTCGAGGAGGACAACAGGATGGCTTACAGGCCGCAGCAGAACATCCTTATCATGTTCAAAAAgtctaattaaaataaatgtttatacCTACTTACACTAGTGTTAACCTGTGTCCATGCGTTTAAACTGTGATATATATCATACAAATACTTATTTCTTGAAAAATTCGAAAAGTCACAGACATCAAGTGTTAGCAGAAGCAAAACAGGTCCTTCTATTTCAAATTATCACAGTTTTAGAACAACTTTtgctcaaccatctctgatttgcctaATTCTTTTATGCACAAAAAATGGATATTTACAaagacatttgtgaaatattttagatgtaCAGCACATGTTGAATATTTCCCAAGATGAATTTGTgtgaaaaattcccataaacatgCTTTGTTGCACACTGAAATTCAATAACTGTTTGGATGAAAAGATCTCAGGAATTGTTAAacataaaagtcaaaaatgcTCATTGTTATTACTCATCATGCCACTCATGTACAATCTGCAGAATTGAACAAAGTAAAAGTgtcctttgtgttctttttgtattattgtggcACACAGCAACTTATAGCTCAGAAATGATCACTAGTTGGTATCTGCATCATCATTTCTTTGTCAGTGTGTGCTCAAACATGTGACTTTTCAGGACGACTTCAAatctttttcatatttcaacatgGCCatgtatttctgcatattttgcATCGATGACAATGAAAAGTTTGAGCTTATACTTTTAAGAGTTCCTAAAATGGTTGAGCAAAAGGCCTCTGATTATTTGCGAAGGAATAACTCAAAAGAGAGCGATCGAAACTGTACTAAACAACACTATTCATACATTACAGATGAAATACAGTACATGGTAGGAGTTCAGATTTCAGCTGTGAACCAGGAAAAGGAATTAAAAGTAATTAGTTCGAAGAGCCAGATGAATAGACGACTGTATCCACTTATTGTGACAGTGGTGGGTGGTCAGAAAAGTACAATAAGCTGAATTTCAAACACCCTTCTGTTCTTATTTTAGCTTCGAGCACACAGTTGCTACATGTCACTATAGTTATAAGGATAATCACATGGACAGTAAGTTCACACAAAGGTCGTTCAAAGTTTCAAGGATGTAAAATTCTCTCCAAGTTTACTCtaaacaaaatataacaaaagcCCCTTTTAATCAGATGCTCAGCTAATTGCATAATATCTCCCACGGTGCTGCATGGTGAAGTGAAGCAGAAGGAGACAGGAGAATGCTGCCTTTGTTGCCTTTTTTGCAGGCTTTGGTTCTGACAGCTTTTTGGAACCACTGGTCCATGGATGCTGGCAGTTTGTGGAAAAGCCGTTGTAGTTTTATGGAAAACTCGGAGGAGTTTTCCACAAACTGTCCCCCAAAGCACACAAGGCAAGTAGATGGGAAGTTTAAGACAACAGGCggggaaaaaaatggcagaTTTGGAAAGGAAGGGAGAGGTCCTGATTAGCTGACAAAAAAGAGTTGGTTAactgaaaatgtctgaaaatgaactGCAGCTTCTCAGATATTAAGACTCGCTGCTTTTCACTTATTTTGTAACGGTTAAATGAATATCTTTGATTCTTGGAGTTCCTAGAAACAGCAACTGTCCTTTTTCAGTATTTCTTAGAATTTGAAAGTCTCAGCTTTGCTGATAATATGTGGGTAATATTTGCAGTTTGATACAATATGCTTTTTAAAGTAGAACTGGCACAGGCAgaaatattttgcatatttacCATCAGTGCACATGGCAGCTTGACTCTGATTCATGTCATGGAGTCATTTGACATTAGAGGATTTACATTTACGTCGAGCACCACATTTTCACTAGTGGAAGCTGGAGGCCTGAAAACTGTGTGGTTTTGGGTCACCACTCACAGAGCTTATTCCACACAGTAGAAAAGGCCCAACAGCTCCCTCCCTCTCAGCGTCCCCCCTAAAAAAGCTGAATAGAATAATGAGCAGTAAACAAGGCGAGCAGCAGAGAGGCAGGAGAGGGGGCGTCCAACTTGAACTGAGGGTTTTACAAAGGAAGAGGGGTGTCTCCACAGAGACCGAGTCAAGCCGCTTGAGTCGCACAGTTTTCGCAGGAAAACCAGTAAGAAGCTCAGCTTTTCAGTCCACGCTTTGGATGCAAATGGAAGCAACATGAGTGGAGGCCAAGAGGAGCGAGCACTGACGGACCACGGCCTCCATCTGAATGGGACTGCAGCTCTGGGACTGCAGGATGAGGAGATTGACGCGGCTCTGTATGGTGAGCAACACTCTTTTATTTGCAGATAATTTCACACAAAAAGGCTGTAgactttcagtgtgttttttttcttttctcccgtGTTTTCAGAGTTCAAAGTGTTTAACATCGTCATCACTGCCCTGGCCCTGTGCGTCCTCACTATCACCGGCCTGTACTGCATCACTGCCTGCTACAATCGCACAAGGTGATGCGTGTGATCCCCGTAAATAGCTGTGaatggtcatttttattagGATACATGGAGCTTTTCACATATGTGCAGCCTCTATTTTAAAACTTTGTGGGATATACATTCAGTCATACTGTActtgtgcatgtatgtgtaaTTATGACTAAAACTGGCATTTTAATGAACTCTCCTGTTGACTTCATTtataggcaccaaaaaatattgtttacttgtctgaaaaaaatccaaaaaattctgtaaaaaaatcccaaaatttctgaaaatttgcaaaaccttcaggaagaaaattccaataattctttaaaaatttcacttaaaagttttatttttaaaaataccccaaattttgcaagacaatattttcaaaaattgattaaaaactttccaaaaaaatcatgaaaatatctaaagtgattacgtaTTTATAAGTAAAACTTAATAACTagcattttctttaagaacattcacaaaaaatcaaccaaaatcccgCGAATTTcgcaggattttggttgatttttgtgaatgttcttaaagaaacatttttaacattttttccaccaaaaaaatgttcaaagatttcccgaaaatgttgaaaaagtggacatcagaagtttcactgtgaaaatatatatctttccccacattttcaaactttaatacAGGTCAATTTTAActccgcaggacgacacgagggctaAGAGAATGAATGTTCATTTCAAGGGTGACTGTAAATTGCATCGTAAACCAATTTCATCAGTCCAGTTATTGCTGTTTTCTGCACCAGGCAGTCAAAGAGGGCTCACGTGTACGAGAATGCAGTGACTCGAGGCGAGCCAGCGGACCCGGTGGCGGTCAGAGCAGTGAAGAGGTCGACCAGCTTCCTCAACCCTCTCGCCTTCTTCAGGAAAACAGAGGCAGCAAAGGACAACTCCAAGATCTATTACATCTACAGCAACCCACTGCCTGTAggactgaaggaggaggaggaggaggggggcggGAAAACAAGCCGGGATGCAGAGGAGCAATCTGTGCTGCCTCCGCCTCTGTCGTTTCAAGAGTATGCCGACGACCCCAACAGTGGCGTCATCCTGGACCCTCCCATATTTTACATGCAGCTTTAGAGGACAGGAGGGAGAAGATGTAATAAAATTAGAGCACAGTCAGAAAAATTCCACCCCTAGAAATGTTTATCAGAAGTTGTCATCATGCGCAGGCCTTTAAATGGCACTCCAGCAACTTCGCAATTTAAATTCAGCTGACTTATGAAGAGCATTACTCAGTCAGTAACACAAGCAGTAAAAAGTCATGCACAGCTCTGGAGGAGTCTGACAAATTAACGTTGATTATGTCACAGCAATTTGATTAGAGTTATCTTAGCATAGGCCTAAACACAGACTCTATAATAAAAGCCTACTATATAAACTGGAGGAAGTAATGAAAGATGCTATTACATTGCATTGTGGGAAATCCAGTGTTTCAAAAGTTTGACCCGATCTGGGGACATCAGGATATATCGGCTGCAACTATTACTGCTTTgacttatattttttttaaatttaattttccatCTTAAATCACTAAAGTACCCCTTTCATAACAAATAACTTCATTTTTTGCTTGCAAAGTAAGTGCAAGTAAATGTAAAACTTTAAGACTGCTGCTGCTAAAGAAAGCTTGTgttgaagagaaaacaaaaatgtgcatttgacTTGAGCATGCAGctgccttttttaaatttttgggaGAAAAAAAGTGTCTTCTTATTCTCTAGAAGCACAGCATGGTTTAAAAGCTCTGCCAGCAGGTTCAGACAGCAGCgaaatttttatgtatttttctggCAATATAAATGAACTTAATTTGAAAGATGCTTAAATGAAAAACAGGATTAATACAATTATGCATAATGAAGCTAAATAACTGGATATGTTTGCATATAGAATGGCAGCATGCAAAGGCTTAGGGATAGACAATAAGTTACGCATATTTCTATTGGTAGAGTTAGAAAAGAGTTAAATTTAGTCAACTGTGCACAAAGCATTTTTGAGCTGTTAAATTGGTGACAAATTCTTGACAATGGAGTTAATGTACATCCTGATGGCTTTCAGGACAATGATTAGATAACATGACCAGTACAGTCCTTTGACCAGTGACAATAAAAGACCACTTTAAAAGGTCGTTTTATGTCCCACAAAGTCTGCCAAAATTGCTATATATAGCAGTACCTATTATCGATTTCATTACAGTGCATAGTTATTTCCTGACATCCATTCTGTTTCAGGGATGCTTTGTATTGGAACAACAAATACTTATTCCTTTAAATTCAAAAGAATGGAACAAAATACTAAATGCcacgtttatatttttgttgagtataTATTGTTTGCTGCAACTTTCACACTTTCAATTTTTACTTTCCACCTCAAATACAGACCTGTAGGATTTCCAAACCTTGCTTTACCCTGCAGGCTCTCCAAACTCAACATGATCGTGCAGTTCtttaaaagttgatttttgAGACAAAACGGTGAGGATTTGAAAGTGTTGCTTGATTTTTAATGATCATCCATAAAACTGCTGATGGTGCTTTACAAAAGAAGCTGAGTgcgagacacagagagagagatgagaaaAATACAAACGATTATCACTGCAGAGCAATCAAAAAGCACTCCTGGTCAGAATGATTGGCTTGTTCAAGAGTCAGTCCTCAGATGATGGGCTGGGTCTCTCTGATCAGCCACTCCAAAGCCTCCTTCCTGCCCTGCCGCTCCAGCTCTGCTCCCACCACCTCCCGACACTTCCTGTGGTACTCATTGACCCAGTCGCGCTGCAGGACACAGAGGAGACGGTCAGAAACTGCCAAACCAAGAAGCGACTGTGTTTGGGCACATGCAATACAGAAACTGGGAATATTATCAAACATACAAATGCATGACTTTAACATAGGACACCGCCAGTAGGACTGTTAATAAGTGGATTAAAATTGATGCATTGCTGTGTTTTAAGTGCTTATCacagtaacaataaaaaataatttgaggTGAGTGAAGCATTTCATAAAGGagcatttatttttgatgatttaaaatgtgaaacataAACTTGCTGGATATCTCTTACCTCCTTCTGAGTGAGCAGCTCTGTGTTCATCATTTTGACTTGGATAGGAACCAGAGTGAGAGGCTCAAATGTCAGACTACCCCTGTTTCTATAGTTgtactgcaaaaacaaacagaataaaaacatgacGGATTTAAATATAAGAACACTAGTAGCTGATCAGTAAAGAATATTTGATGGCTAATAACTGTCAGAACCCCCAAAAATGTTGCCTGTGGGTTTGAAAGACAGGTTGTCTTTAAAAAGATTGCCAATGTTACATCATTTATTAGAGCCAGAAACCGTAAAAAGCAAAGATAATCACAGGATTTTCAACATTTAGGCAGTCCTTGAATTACTCATCTGTGAGGTTCTGTAGCGAAAACAGACAAATCTATTCTACATTattctttattatcatttaaaaaattgccaaacaAATAGTTTGCTCTACATACTCTTCAATCAAGCAAGGAATTCCACGGCTGACTccactgtgaccaacagtcatgagAATAAAATTTAGaaactttttggctgaactgctgGCTGTTTTACACAGACCAGGTACAAAGACCAAATACATTTGTAAAGATTTTAATATCCATGTAGAATGTATGTAGAATCATGTTCTCTTTGCTACAAGTACTGGTAACATGTGGGCACTTGTACAAATTAtaaatgttgattccaggtaAATGAAAAGTTCTGGAAAATATGTAATTACAGAAATGAAACTTCTTTTTTCGTTCTGATGATTTTTGGCATTACAGCTGTCAGAGTGCATGTTTTTGAGTTCTCTGCATCTAGCCACggttgttctgttttcaaagaGGCGCAGGATTTTataaagcagagaaaaatgagctcacagtgagtgaaaatgtgaagggagcagaaaacacacacaaactgtttgAGGTTCAGAAGGTTGAATACTGGTTACTGGTACATTTGATGTTCGGGGGAATGGGCATTTTTGCATATGCATTTGACTTGGTTGTCACTTTTAAGACCTACTTTGGGCTTAGCTGGCACAACAAGGACCACATTTTCAATGCGAATGCCAAAAGATCCGTCTTCGTAGTATCCAGGTTctagaaaaagacacagaaagaggagaTCATTGAGCTTTGTGAACATACTCTTGTGTTTGTATTAAGATGTGTGTAATCTTTGCAAACACCACAGGTTTCTCTCTGGACTTGCATGCAGCTTagacataaaaatattatttctgtttcatgAATAGTATCTTGCTCCAGTGTGTTTTTTGGCTGTATTATACTATAGAAAACAATACAGAAATAGATGCCAATTTATGTCAGTCTGAGAAATTAGTGAAGTGTTACCGAATTACAGTCTACTGTTGTTGCATTTCCCGCCTTCCTGTGGTATTCAGTGCTCTGGCTCTACTTTAAATGGCATTTCCAGAGGACTAAAGGAGGACTACTCAACATTTTTACGTCTGCATTTTGTGATAGTATATCAGGccattgaagacatttctaagtccAGCCTGCTGCCATACCATCACTGACGATCATGCCGGCCTCCAGAGGTTCATCAGCGAAGGTTTTGTAGCTGATGCCACAGGGACCCTCATGGACGTTGAGGAAGCAGCCCACACCATGACCTGTACCATGAAGGTAGTCCAGTCCCGACTCCCACAGGGCTGCACGAGCAAACGAATCCAGTAGGTGGCCTGGTGAGGAAACAAGAGGTTTAGAGCTGGAGATCAAACTGAGATAGACGACAAGATGTTGACTTTCCTGCTCACATTCTTAcacacaaatatttaaatattcaaaaactATATTGCACAAAGGTGAAACaatgactgtgtgtgtctgttggcACTGTGCCAATCTGTCAAGGAAGCA encodes:
- the si:dkey-246e1.3 gene encoding uncharacterized protein si:dkey-246e1.3, with translation MSGGQEERALTDHGLHLNGTAALGLQDEEIDAALYEFKVFNIVITALALCVLTITGLYCITACYNRTRQSKRAHVYENAVTRGEPADPVAVRAVKRSTSFLNPLAFFRKTEAAKDNSKIYYIYSNPLPVGLKEEEEEGGGKTSRDAEEQSVLPPPLSFQEYADDPNSGVILDPPIFYMQL